A single region of the Acinetobacter sp. WCHA45 genome encodes:
- a CDS encoding EcsC family protein produces the protein MTKSKNKQSSGLFTQAFGVAKKLSSEIQKLQTAPKTLATGSTDSSNVIEGKAHFKSPFEIEQYESPQHMLRQQLPKLSHQLLGRHYTKVNNVASFISPDMGEKVSDYLFQWLNEFSSNTSLTEKILEEAGVKDITELTQDTGRSQRLSQALIEQNKLLAAAQGVITGATGVWGAAVDIPASIVLALRTIYQTGRSHGFDLADEADQEVVAFIFKEIDLGIIAEKQTVLIALKALKSMLETHDLQQFQQLLGSSNDVELVKKWLVDEEGQFKWGWLNHIPQASVIGKLTPVAGAALGGFYSWRLLEDVGHKAQSVFGAARFYLNEYPNENLSPLEAYYKAEALLRKSNSRLLNATETTTNAISSVDESKNDVITNVSVQSKDHAAKEIQTNENVEQGIEQLASEHVVKHEHTEQQPALKEQSNELLSSDEAELSTEPKTIDIEPTSTKHS, from the coding sequence ATGACAAAATCTAAAAACAAGCAATCTTCAGGTTTATTTACCCAAGCCTTTGGAGTGGCTAAAAAGCTCAGTTCAGAAATACAAAAACTTCAAACTGCTCCTAAAACATTAGCAACTGGATCTACAGATTCATCGAATGTGATCGAAGGGAAGGCGCATTTTAAAAGCCCATTTGAGATTGAGCAATACGAAAGCCCGCAACATATGTTACGTCAACAGCTGCCTAAATTGTCCCATCAACTTTTGGGTCGCCATTATACAAAAGTAAATAATGTTGCCTCTTTCATTTCACCTGACATGGGCGAAAAAGTTTCTGATTATTTATTTCAGTGGTTGAATGAATTTAGCTCGAATACTTCACTTACGGAAAAGATTCTGGAAGAAGCAGGGGTAAAAGATATTACCGAACTCACTCAAGATACGGGGCGTTCTCAACGTTTAAGTCAGGCATTAATCGAACAAAATAAATTATTAGCCGCTGCGCAAGGCGTTATCACGGGTGCTACAGGAGTTTGGGGTGCAGCTGTTGATATTCCTGCCTCGATTGTTCTAGCACTAAGAACAATTTATCAAACGGGTCGCTCTCATGGCTTTGATTTGGCCGATGAGGCAGATCAAGAAGTGGTTGCCTTTATTTTTAAAGAAATTGATTTGGGTATTATTGCTGAAAAACAAACAGTATTGATTGCATTAAAAGCGTTGAAGTCGATGTTAGAAACCCATGACTTACAACAGTTTCAGCAGTTGCTTGGATCGAGCAACGATGTTGAACTTGTAAAGAAATGGTTAGTTGATGAGGAAGGACAGTTTAAATGGGGGTGGTTAAATCATATCCCTCAAGCATCTGTGATTGGTAAATTAACGCCAGTTGCTGGTGCTGCTTTAGGTGGCTTTTATAGTTGGCGTTTACTCGAAGATGTTGGACACAAGGCACAATCTGTTTTCGGGGCAGCGCGTTTTTATTTGAATGAATATCCGAATGAAAATCTTTCACCCTTAGAAGCCTATTACAAAGCGGAAGCATTATTGAGAAAGTCAAATTCACGATTGTTAAATGCAACAGAGACTACGACAAATGCAATAAGTAGTGTTGATGAAAGCAAAAATGATGTGATTACCAATGTTTCAGTGCAATCTAAAGATCATGCTGCTAAAGAAATTCAGACGAATGAAAACGTTGAGCAGGGTATTGAACAGCTTGCATCGGAGCATGTGGTCAAGCACGAACATACTGAACAGCAACCTGCTTTGAAAGAGCAATCAAATGAATTACTCAGTTCTGATGAAGCTGAACTATCTACTGAACCCAAAACAATTGATATTGAACCTACATCAACGAAACATAGTTAA
- the rpsL gene encoding 30S ribosomal protein S12 has translation MATTNQLIRKGRTTLIEKSKVPALKACPQRRGVCTRVYTTTPKKPNSAMRKVCRVRLTSGFEVSSYIGGEGHNLQEHSVVLIRGGRVKDLPGVRYHTVRGSLDCAGVKDRNQSRSKYGAKRPKK, from the coding sequence ATGGCAACAACAAATCAGTTGATCCGTAAGGGTCGTACAACTTTGATTGAAAAATCAAAAGTTCCTGCGTTGAAGGCTTGTCCACAACGTCGTGGTGTATGTACACGTGTATATACGACTACTCCTAAAAAACCTAACTCAGCAATGCGTAAGGTTTGCCGTGTTCGCTTAACTTCTGGTTTTGAAGTATCAAGCTATATCGGTGGTGAAGGTCATAACTTACAAGAGCACAGTGTTGTTCTAATCCGTGGTGGTCGTGTTAAAGACTTACCAGGTGTACGTTACCATACCGTTCGTGGTTCTTTAGACTGTGCTGGCGTGAAAGATCGTAACCAGTCACGTTCTAAATACGGTGCTAAACGTCCTAAGAAGTAA
- the rpsG gene encoding 30S ribosomal protein S7: MPRRRVVAAREILPDPKFSSQTIAKFMNHVMQDGKKSVAEGIVYGALERVQEKNKVDPVEFFETTLEKVRPMVEVKARRVGGATYQVPMEVRPSRRTALAMRWLVDAAAKRSEKTMALRLAGELLDAAEGKGAAIKKREDVHRMAEANKAFSHYRF, from the coding sequence ATGCCAAGACGTCGCGTAGTCGCTGCTCGTGAGATCCTTCCAGATCCAAAATTTAGCAGCCAAACAATCGCTAAATTCATGAACCACGTAATGCAAGATGGTAAAAAATCTGTAGCTGAAGGTATCGTTTACGGTGCTTTAGAACGTGTTCAAGAAAAAAACAAAGTAGACCCAGTTGAATTTTTCGAGACTACTCTTGAGAAAGTTCGTCCTATGGTCGAAGTAAAAGCACGCCGTGTTGGTGGTGCTACTTATCAAGTACCTATGGAAGTACGCCCATCCCGTCGTACTGCCTTAGCAATGCGTTGGTTAGTAGATGCTGCTGCTAAGCGTTCTGAAAAAACGATGGCTTTACGTCTTGCTGGTGAGTTGCTTGATGCAGCTGAAGGTAAAGGTGCAGCGATCAAAAAACGTGAAGACGTGCATCGTATGGCTGAAGCCAACAAAGCCTTCTCTCACTACCGTTTCTAA
- the fusA gene encoding elongation factor G, giving the protein MARQTPITRYRNIGISAHIDAGKTTTTERILFYTGVSHKIGEVHDGAATMDWMEQEQERGITITSAATTCFWSGMGNQFEQHRINVIDTPGHVDFTIEVERSMRVLDGACMVYCAVGGVQPQSETVWRQANKYKVPRLAFVNKMDRTGANFFRAVEQVKTRLGGNPVPIVVPIGAEDTFAGVVDLIEMKAIIWDEPSQGMKFEYGEIPADLVDTANEWRTNMVEAAAEASEELMDKYLEEGDLSKEDIVAGLRARTLASEIQVMLCGSAFKNKGVQRMLDAVIEFLPSPTEVKAIEGILDDKAETKASREASDEAPFSALAFKIMNDKFVGNLTFVRVYSGVLKQGDPVYNPVKSKRERIGRIVQMHANERQDLDEIRAGDIAACVGLKDVTTGDTLCDEKNIITLERMEFPEPVISLAVEPKTKADQEKMSIALGRLAKEDPSFRVRTDEESGQTIIAGMGELHLDIIVDRMKREFGVEANIGKPMVAYRETIKKTVEQEGKFVRQTGGKGKFGHVYVRLEPLDVEAAGKEYEFAEEVVGGVVPKEFFGAVDKGIQERMKNGVLAGYPVVGVKAVLFDGSYHDVDSDELSFKMAGSYAFRDGFMKADPILLEPIMKVEVETPEDYMGDIMGDLNRRRGMVQGMDDLPGGTKAIKAEVPLAEMFGYATQMRSMSQGRATYSMEFAKYAETPRNVAEGIIAKFQAGGKKGDDE; this is encoded by the coding sequence ATGGCTCGCCAAACCCCGATTACTCGTTACCGTAACATTGGTATTTCTGCGCACATTGACGCAGGTAAAACAACTACAACTGAACGTATCTTGTTCTACACAGGTGTATCTCACAAAATTGGTGAAGTACACGACGGTGCAGCAACAATGGACTGGATGGAACAAGAGCAAGAGCGTGGTATTACCATTACTTCTGCTGCTACGACTTGTTTCTGGTCTGGTATGGGCAACCAATTCGAACAACACCGTATCAACGTAATTGATACACCGGGACACGTTGACTTCACAATTGAAGTTGAGCGTTCTATGCGTGTTCTTGACGGTGCGTGCATGGTTTACTGTGCTGTTGGTGGTGTTCAACCTCAGTCTGAAACTGTATGGCGTCAAGCTAACAAATATAAAGTGCCTCGTTTAGCATTCGTGAACAAGATGGACCGTACTGGTGCAAACTTCTTCCGTGCTGTAGAGCAAGTTAAAACTCGTTTAGGCGGTAACCCTGTACCTATCGTTGTACCAATCGGTGCAGAAGATACATTTGCAGGTGTTGTAGATCTTATCGAAATGAAAGCGATTATCTGGGATGAACCATCTCAAGGTATGAAGTTTGAATATGGTGAGATTCCTGCTGACCTAGTTGATACTGCTAACGAATGGCGTACTAACATGGTTGAAGCGGCTGCTGAAGCTTCTGAAGAGTTAATGGACAAGTACCTTGAAGAGGGTGATCTTTCTAAAGAAGACATCGTTGCAGGTTTACGTGCTCGTACATTAGCATCTGAAATCCAAGTGATGCTTTGTGGTTCAGCGTTCAAAAACAAAGGTGTTCAACGTATGTTGGATGCTGTGATTGAATTCTTACCATCGCCAACAGAAGTTAAAGCGATCGAAGGTATCCTTGACGATAAAGCTGAAACTAAAGCATCTCGTGAAGCATCTGACGAAGCTCCGTTCTCTGCGCTTGCGTTCAAAATCATGAACGACAAATTCGTTGGTAACTTAACTTTCGTACGTGTTTATTCTGGTGTTCTTAAACAAGGTGACCCAGTATATAACCCAGTTAAGTCTAAGCGTGAACGTATCGGTCGTATCGTGCAAATGCATGCGAATGAGCGTCAAGATCTTGATGAAATCCGTGCAGGTGATATCGCAGCGTGTGTAGGTCTTAAAGACGTTACAACTGGTGATACATTATGTGATGAGAAAAACATCATTACACTTGAGCGTATGGAATTCCCTGAGCCAGTAATTTCATTGGCTGTTGAACCAAAAACTAAAGCTGACCAAGAAAAAATGTCAATTGCTTTAGGTCGTTTGGCGAAAGAAGATCCATCGTTCCGTGTACGTACTGACGAAGAATCTGGTCAAACAATTATTGCTGGTATGGGTGAGCTTCACCTTGACATCATCGTTGACCGTATGAAACGTGAGTTCGGTGTTGAAGCGAATATCGGTAAACCAATGGTTGCTTATCGTGAAACGATTAAGAAAACTGTTGAGCAAGAAGGTAAATTCGTACGTCAAACAGGTGGTAAAGGTAAATTCGGTCATGTATATGTTCGTTTAGAGCCACTTGATGTTGAAGCTGCTGGTAAAGAATACGAATTCGCTGAAGAAGTTGTTGGTGGTGTAGTACCAAAAGAATTCTTCGGTGCAGTTGATAAAGGTATTCAAGAGCGTATGAAGAATGGTGTCTTGGCTGGTTACCCAGTTGTAGGCGTTAAAGCTGTTCTTTTTGACGGTTCTTACCACGATGTCGACTCTGATGAATTGTCGTTCAAAATGGCTGGTTCTTATGCGTTCCGTGATGGTTTCATGAAAGCAGATCCAATTCTTCTTGAACCTATCATGAAAGTTGAAGTAGAAACTCCAGAAGACTACATGGGCGATATCATGGGTGACTTAAACCGTCGTCGTGGTATGGTTCAAGGTATGGACGATCTTCCTGGTGGAACTAAAGCAATTAAAGCAGAAGTTCCATTGGCTGAGATGTTTGGTTACGCGACTCAAATGCGTTCTATGTCTCAAGGTCGTGCGACATACTCTATGGAATTTGCTAAATATGCTGAAACTCCACGTAACGTGGCTGAAGGCATCATCGCTAAGTTCCAAGCTGGCGGTAAAAAAGGTGACGACGAGTAA
- the tuf gene encoding elongation factor Tu gives MAKAKFERNKPHVNVGTIGHVDHGKTTLTAAIATICAKTYGGEAKDYSQIDSAPEEKARGITINTSHVEYDSPIRHYAHVDCPGHADYVKNMITGAAQMDGAILVCAATDGPMPQTREHILLSRQVGVPYIIVFLNKCDLVDDEELLELVEMEVRELLSTYDFPGDDTPIIRGSALQALNGNDGPYGEASVLALVEALDSYIPEPERAIDKAFLMPIEDVFSISGRGTVVTGRVEAGIIKVGETVEIVGIRDTVATTVTGVEMFRKLLDEGRAGENCGILLRGTKREDVQRGQVLAKPGTIKPHTKFDAEVYVLSKEEGGRHTPFLNGYRPQFYFRTTDVTGAIKLQDGVEMVMPGDNVEMSVELIHPIAMDPGLRFAIREGGRTVGAGVVAKVTA, from the coding sequence ATGGCTAAAGCCAAGTTTGAACGTAATAAACCACACGTAAACGTGGGTACAATTGGTCACGTTGACCATGGTAAAACAACTTTAACTGCTGCGATTGCAACTATCTGTGCAAAAACTTACGGCGGTGAAGCGAAAGATTACTCACAAATCGACTCAGCTCCTGAAGAAAAAGCACGTGGTATTACAATTAATACTTCACACGTAGAATACGATTCTCCAATCCGTCACTACGCTCACGTAGACTGCCCGGGCCACGCCGATTATGTTAAAAACATGATTACTGGTGCTGCTCAGATGGACGGCGCGATCCTTGTGTGTGCTGCGACTGATGGTCCAATGCCACAAACTCGTGAACACATCCTTCTTTCACGTCAGGTTGGTGTACCTTACATCATCGTATTCTTAAACAAGTGTGATCTTGTTGATGATGAAGAATTACTTGAATTAGTAGAAATGGAAGTTCGTGAACTTCTTTCTACTTATGACTTCCCAGGTGATGATACTCCAATCATCCGTGGTTCAGCTCTTCAAGCATTAAACGGTAACGACGGTCCTTACGGCGAAGCTTCTGTTCTTGCACTTGTAGAAGCGCTTGACTCTTACATCCCAGAGCCAGAGCGTGCAATCGATAAAGCATTCTTGATGCCGATCGAAGACGTATTCTCGATTTCTGGTCGTGGTACAGTAGTAACTGGCCGTGTTGAAGCGGGTATCATCAAAGTAGGTGAAACTGTTGAGATTGTTGGTATTCGTGATACAGTTGCAACGACTGTAACTGGCGTTGAAATGTTCCGTAAACTTCTTGACGAAGGCCGTGCGGGCGAGAACTGTGGTATCCTTCTTCGTGGTACCAAGCGTGAAGATGTACAACGTGGTCAGGTACTTGCTAAACCAGGTACAATCAAGCCACACACTAAATTCGATGCGGAAGTATACGTACTTTCTAAAGAAGAAGGTGGTCGTCACACTCCATTCCTTAATGGTTACCGTCCACAGTTCTACTTCCGTACAACTGACGTAACTGGCGCGATCAAATTACAAGATGGCGTTGAAATGGTTATGCCTGGTGACAACGTTGAGATGTCAGTAGAGTTAATCCACCCGATCGCAATGGACCCAGGTCTACGTTTTGCGATCCGTGAAGGTGGTCGTACTGTAGGTGCTGGTGTTGTTGCGAAAGTAACTGCATAA
- a CDS encoding metal-dependent hydrolase, with amino-acid sequence MNAKVNISNRAGASFPVRRMNFDFDQVPEYWMNGSAGLTHFMTALSALFPDGEKLFIDSVRAVRYHPAIKDNEALQKEISAFIGQEAMHTQEHVGFNASAQKYGHDVSSLERITGRYIQFARKNFAKAVKPFGMTQEMVDLTATTALEHFTATIASELLRNLHIQELMTDDTMSYMWFWHAIEENEHKAVAYDVYEEIFGRGVKAYALRNTALVVAMVLIFTLQSYFVLRLLNRDNKLNLKELGMIYKYAYSPSKGIIAGMTGEMLAYFKPRFHPNDLDTVQLLKVWKAKLGF; translated from the coding sequence ATGAATGCTAAGGTAAATATTTCAAATCGTGCAGGTGCAAGTTTCCCAGTACGCCGTATGAATTTTGATTTTGATCAGGTTCCAGAATACTGGATGAATGGCTCGGCTGGCTTGACCCATTTCATGACAGCACTTTCAGCATTGTTTCCAGATGGTGAGAAATTATTTATTGATTCAGTTCGTGCTGTACGTTATCACCCTGCCATTAAGGACAATGAAGCACTACAAAAAGAAATCAGTGCCTTTATTGGTCAAGAGGCAATGCATACTCAGGAACATGTTGGTTTTAATGCTTCTGCACAAAAATATGGACATGATGTATCCTCTTTAGAACGTATCACAGGTCGCTATATCCAGTTCGCACGTAAGAACTTTGCTAAAGCAGTTAAACCATTTGGCATGACTCAGGAAATGGTTGACTTAACTGCAACAACTGCGCTGGAGCATTTCACAGCAACAATTGCGTCTGAATTACTGCGTAATCTACATATTCAGGAACTCATGACCGATGACACCATGTCTTATATGTGGTTCTGGCATGCAATTGAGGAAAATGAGCATAAAGCTGTTGCCTATGATGTCTATGAGGAAATTTTTGGCCGTGGCGTGAAAGCCTATGCACTACGCAATACAGCATTAGTGGTTGCGATGGTGTTGATCTTCACCTTACAGTCTTATTTTGTTCTACGCCTATTAAATCGGGACAATAAACTGAATCTAAAAGAATTAGGTATGATTTATAAATATGCCTATAGTCCATCAAAAGGTATTATTGCAGGTATGACGGGTGAAATGTTGGCTTACTTCAAACCACGTTTCCATCCAAATGACTTAGATACCGTGCAGTTGCTTAAAGTCTGGAAGGCGAAATTAGGTTTTTAA
- a CDS encoding metal-dependent hydrolase, which produces MNAKVNISNRAGASFPVRRMDFEFGEVPRYWANGDAALTHFMTALSALFPEGEQFFVNSTRAVRNDPKVADPRLQKEISAFIGQEAMHSKEHLAFNAAAQAYGYDVRKLEAQTGKVIQYGVAISTKLLKPFGFTKEMIGLTGTCALEHFTSTIAEELLSNPDIQSMFMDETMYHLWMWHAVEENEHKAVAFDVYEAMYGQGFKAYFMRSLALVIAMGLIFITQSYFTATLLKTDGRLTWRDTKYMLKFMYGYKGFMTRQIPKLLAFLRPKFHPNDDDTTALLNKWRAELGFNMS; this is translated from the coding sequence ATGAATGCTAAAGTCAATATTTCAAACCGCGCTGGCGCTAGTTTTCCTGTACGCCGAATGGATTTTGAGTTTGGCGAAGTTCCACGGTATTGGGCAAATGGAGATGCTGCTTTAACTCATTTTATGACTGCACTTTCAGCACTGTTTCCAGAGGGTGAACAATTTTTTGTGAATAGTACCCGTGCAGTTAGAAATGATCCAAAAGTTGCTGATCCTCGATTACAAAAAGAAATTAGTGCTTTTATTGGACAAGAGGCAATGCATTCAAAGGAACACTTGGCCTTTAATGCAGCTGCGCAAGCTTATGGTTATGATGTGCGCAAATTGGAGGCACAAACAGGTAAAGTGATTCAGTATGGCGTTGCTATAAGTACTAAATTATTAAAACCATTTGGTTTTACAAAAGAGATGATTGGTTTAACGGGTACTTGTGCCTTGGAGCATTTTACATCAACGATTGCTGAAGAACTATTGTCTAACCCAGATATTCAATCCATGTTTATGGATGAGACCATGTACCATTTATGGATGTGGCATGCAGTTGAAGAAAATGAGCATAAAGCGGTGGCATTTGACGTTTATGAAGCGATGTATGGGCAAGGATTTAAAGCGTATTTTATGCGTTCATTAGCTTTAGTGATTGCAATGGGTTTAATTTTTATTACCCAGTCATATTTCACTGCGACTCTTTTAAAAACTGATGGCAGACTTACATGGCGAGATACCAAATATATGCTCAAGTTCATGTATGGCTATAAAGGTTTTATGACACGTCAAATTCCAAAGTTACTGGCATTTTTAAGACCAAAATTTCATCCGAATGATGATGATACAACAGCATTATTGAATAAATGGCGTGCTGAATTAGGCTTTAATATGAGTTAA
- the rimI gene encoding ribosomal protein S18-alanine N-acetyltransferase, with protein MIRLMQESDLDSVVAIERLVQTHPWSKQQFQESLASYQCTVYEQSNQVVGFCILQPVLDEANLLLMAIHPSQQGKGLGYELLDYSIQLLKNNPIQIFLEVRESNLAAIRLYEKTDFHQIDLRKNYYPNLDGTKEHAVIMVKTCTDDFAALFNN; from the coding sequence GTGATCCGATTGATGCAAGAGAGCGATTTAGACAGTGTTGTTGCAATTGAACGTTTAGTACAAACACATCCTTGGTCGAAGCAACAATTTCAAGAGTCTTTAGCTTCCTATCAGTGCACGGTCTATGAGCAGTCGAATCAGGTTGTTGGGTTCTGTATTTTGCAGCCTGTTCTAGACGAGGCCAATTTATTACTGATGGCGATTCATCCAAGCCAACAGGGCAAAGGTCTTGGATACGAGTTGTTAGATTATTCCATTCAACTTTTAAAAAATAATCCAATCCAAATTTTTTTAGAAGTACGTGAAAGCAATCTTGCTGCAATCCGTTTGTATGAAAAAACGGATTTTCATCAAATAGACTTACGAAAAAATTATTATCCAAATTTAGATGGTACAAAAGAGCATGCTGTGATTATGGTCAAAACATGCACTGATGATTTTGCTGCTTTATTTAATAATTAA
- a CDS encoding arginyltransferase — MKSYQPKSLLNDLQYYITPPHDCSYLDNKSARMVFLDPIHRIDVVTLSELSRVGFRRSGDFVYRPECHLCRQCLSCRVPIQEFKMNSSQKKAWKRNQDLKMSILPTSQATQQHYDLYERYINERHADGDMYPATLDQFEKFLVHSCTESFFIELWDDQKLIAVSTCDLMDDGLSAVYTFFDPQEQRRSLGVFAILKQIEYVSTLNLDYLYLGYWVPHSAKMNYKSQYTPLELLLDGQWRRLNRPLSEKEIHQLGNSLMTTLPSEWDNLIIK; from the coding sequence ATGAAATCATACCAACCCAAGTCCCTTTTAAATGACTTACAGTACTATATAACACCGCCACACGACTGCAGTTATCTCGATAACAAATCAGCTCGAATGGTATTTTTAGATCCAATTCACCGTATTGATGTGGTGACATTGTCTGAACTTTCGCGTGTCGGTTTTCGACGTAGTGGCGATTTTGTCTATCGACCAGAATGCCATTTATGTCGCCAATGTTTATCTTGTCGCGTTCCAATTCAAGAATTTAAAATGAATAGTAGCCAGAAGAAGGCATGGAAACGTAATCAAGATTTAAAAATGAGTATTTTGCCAACTTCGCAAGCCACTCAACAGCATTATGATTTGTATGAGCGTTATATTAACGAGCGTCATGCAGATGGCGATATGTATCCAGCAACATTAGATCAGTTTGAAAAATTCCTCGTTCACAGTTGTACAGAAAGTTTTTTCATCGAACTTTGGGATGATCAGAAACTGATTGCTGTCTCTACCTGCGACTTAATGGATGACGGTCTCTCTGCTGTATATACTTTTTTTGATCCTCAAGAACAACGTCGTTCACTTGGTGTTTTTGCGATTCTTAAACAAATTGAATATGTCAGCACTTTAAATTTAGATTACTTATATTTAGGTTATTGGGTGCCTCACTCAGCTAAAATGAACTATAAATCACAATATACGCCACTGGAATTATTATTAGATGGACAATGGCGTCGCCTTAACCGCCCACTCTCGGAAAAAGAGATTCATCAACTTGGAAATTCATTAATGACAACTCTACCATCGGAGTGGGATAACTTAATTATTAAATAA
- the aat gene encoding leucyl/phenylalanyl-tRNA--protein transferase, protein MQPLPLSQYIFPNPVEADPEGHGFICIGADLSPATLFEAYTHGLFPWFNEDEPICWWSPEPRCIIEPHAYKPSKSLIRNMKKYDYRITVNHAFEDVIRSCSLPRSYANETWISEDIIEGYCSLFKAGYAYSIEVWQQEKLVGGLYGVTIGKGCFGESMFSTETDVSKMAFYTLMLIGQENQLPWIDCQLVNDHLLSLGASTISRQTYLKSLQDVIIAPSINWKSYQERVFSSKTIAVYAKLDG, encoded by the coding sequence ATGCAACCACTACCCCTATCCCAATATATTTTTCCAAATCCTGTGGAAGCCGATCCAGAAGGACATGGCTTTATTTGTATTGGCGCAGACTTATCACCTGCTACATTATTTGAGGCCTATACACATGGTCTCTTCCCTTGGTTTAACGAAGATGAACCGATTTGTTGGTGGAGTCCTGAACCACGCTGCATTATTGAGCCTCATGCATATAAACCCAGTAAATCACTAATTCGAAATATGAAAAAATATGATTATCGGATTACAGTGAATCATGCTTTTGAAGATGTAATACGCTCATGTTCACTCCCCCGCAGCTATGCAAATGAAACATGGATTAGTGAAGATATTATCGAAGGCTATTGTTCTCTATTTAAGGCGGGTTATGCCTATAGCATTGAGGTCTGGCAACAAGAAAAATTAGTTGGTGGACTATATGGCGTAACAATAGGTAAAGGCTGTTTTGGTGAATCGATGTTTAGTACAGAAACAGATGTGTCCAAGATGGCTTTCTATACACTCATGTTGATCGGTCAAGAAAATCAGCTTCCTTGGATTGATTGCCAACTGGTTAACGATCATCTCCTGAGTCTGGGAGCCAGTACAATTTCTCGCCAGACATATCTAAAATCGTTACAAGATGTAATTATTGCCCCCTCTATCAATTGGAAAAGTTATCAAGAACGTGTATTTTCAAGTAAAACAATAGCAGTTTATGCAAAATTAGACGGTTAA
- the trxB gene encoding thioredoxin-disulfide reductase — protein MSARHSRLIILGSGPAGYSAAVYAARANLKPTLIAGLQLGGQLTTTTEVDNWPGDPEGLTGPVLMERMQAHAERFGTEIVYDHINEVDLKTRPFVLKGDMEEYTCDALIIATGATAQYLGLESEAAFMGQGVSACATCDGFFYKNQNVMVVGGGNTAVEEALYLSNIAAHVTLVHRRDSLRSEKILQDHLFAKEKEGKISIIWNHQVDEVLGDNTGVTAVRIKSTQDANTQDIAVQGLFVAIGHKPNTSMFDGQLNLRDGYIQVQSGTSGNATAASIEGVFAAGDVADSVYRQAITSAGSGCMAALDAEKYLDNLN, from the coding sequence ATGAGCGCTCGTCACTCACGGTTGATTATTCTGGGTTCTGGCCCTGCAGGTTATAGTGCGGCGGTATATGCGGCACGCGCCAACCTCAAACCAACGCTGATTGCTGGTTTGCAGCTTGGCGGTCAGTTAACAACGACCACTGAGGTGGATAACTGGCCAGGGGACCCAGAGGGATTAACTGGTCCTGTATTGATGGAACGCATGCAAGCTCACGCTGAACGTTTCGGTACAGAAATTGTCTATGACCACATCAATGAAGTCGATTTAAAAACCCGTCCATTTGTGCTGAAAGGCGATATGGAAGAATACACCTGTGACGCGCTGATTATTGCAACAGGTGCAACTGCACAATATCTGGGTCTGGAATCTGAGGCTGCGTTTATGGGTCAAGGGGTGAGCGCCTGTGCAACCTGTGATGGTTTCTTCTATAAAAACCAGAATGTCATGGTTGTGGGTGGTGGTAACACTGCGGTTGAGGAAGCACTTTATCTTTCAAACATTGCGGCACATGTAACACTAGTACACCGCCGTGACAGCCTGCGTTCCGAGAAGATTTTACAGGATCATTTATTTGCCAAAGAAAAAGAAGGCAAGATCAGTATCATCTGGAATCATCAAGTAGATGAAGTACTCGGTGACAACACTGGAGTAACGGCTGTACGCATCAAATCCACACAAGACGCCAATACTCAAGATATCGCTGTCCAAGGTTTATTTGTTGCTATTGGTCATAAACCCAATACCAGCATGTTTGATGGTCAGCTTAACCTGCGTGATGGTTATATTCAGGTTCAAAGTGGTACTTCGGGTAATGCAACGGCAGCTTCTATTGAGGGTGTATTTGCCGCAGGTGACGTGGCGGATAGCGTTTATCGCCAAGCCATTACTTCGGCAGGTTCAGGCTGTATGGCTGCACTGGATGCAGAAAAATATCTCGACAACCTGAATTAA